CATCACCTCCTGCACTGAGACGCCTCTCAGAGCCTGTTGCATGAGAACCTCCTGATAGCCGCCGGCAGCTATCCCTCGAAGGAACATACCTATGAGAATTAACCAGAATCCCCCTACGAGCGATCCGGTAAAGATTTGCAGCCCGCCCAGAATCATGAGAGCCCAGGCAAACCCCACACCAATGTCGGAAGCCCATTTGGTCGCGAGGGTGAGTGAGCCCGTGCGCCACCACACGAGCGCTCGCAAGATCCGACCGCCATCCAGAGGGAATCCGGGGACCAAATTGAACACTGCCAGGGCAACATTGATCCACCCGAGATAATTGAAAACTGCGAAGAGAGGCCCGCCGGTCACAATTTTTGTTAGTACCCAAAAAATCAGGGCAATAACGAGACTGCACAGAGGTCCTGCAGCAGCGATCTTCAATTCTGTTTGGGGGTCTGAGGATTCTCGGGAAATTTTCGCAATTCCCCCGAATATGAACAACGTGATTTCTTTTATTTCAATGCCGGATCGTATTGCGGTCAGTGAATGTGCAAGCTCGTGGGTAACGATGCTCGAGAAGAAGAGAACGGTCGCAAAAAAACCGATGATCCAGTACCCCAGCGTGGTGTATCCCGGATAATAAAAGGGAAAATAGCCGCTGGACAGACTCCAGAGTACGAGGAGAAATATGACGATCCAGGAATACTCCAGGGAAATAGTGATCCCAAAGACTTTGAAAAGCTTTATAGCTCCTTGAGAAGGTCTACTCTCAGTGGGCTCCAATGCAGATTCCTGAGTGCTTGACGTCATCGACACAACCCCCGTTCAGCAAATGTGAATCAAGTCCGGGAAGAACGACTCATCGTTCAAAAAGTACTTACCTCTATTGTTTGGCCCCGCATCGAATCTGTCAAGATGACCTGCTTGTCACCGGAATTCCAAGGGTGCTCGTTTCGTGTATCCGTTAAGATTGAAGTAAGGAGCTTTGCCATTTACTTATCGTAGTCGGAGACTATTCCCGCGGATAAGGTGAAGCGTTCTTGGAGGCTACAAAAAAAGTTTGTTCCGTGCTGAAGGACGAGATTCTCAATCAAAACGCGGCAGCCCGAATTTTCGCCCCGCGACTATAGCAGATGTCAGAATTGTTGTCCGATTGCGAAAAGCGCTTCTCGAAAATTGGTGGGTGCCGCCTCCGTGCCTCCGGAAAGTATCTCAAAAATCGAAGTACCCCAGATCGTGGCACGAAGTTTCCGTCATCTTCCCGACGTAATTGAAGCTCACGTAGCGATGTGGTAAGCGAAGCGAACCGCATCGGTCGAGAAAGACCTCGACTGATGCGATTCCCGCTGGTCATCGCATTCTACATTAGCTGCGCTGTCTGCCCTGCAGGGATGGCGAATCGTGGCACGATTTGTCTGCATTCGAGGATTCTGAGACCGTCTCTCCGTGCCGGCACATTTTTCAAAATGGATGAACCAGTTCGACCATGCAGAGACGCCCGCCCCAATTATTCCAATCCGGTACAATCGGTTTTAATTGAGGAATCTCACGTTCCCGGAGCACACAAGACACCTGGAATTTCCGACTTTCCGCAAGATCTGCTGCGGAATCAGAACAAGACTACTTTACGATTTTTGCCCGTTTTAGGACTTCACTCGGAATGGTGAGGTTCAATGCCTTCACCACAGTTTCGTTTATGATAATGTCAGGGTCCGTGTCCAGTTTTACTGGTACCCTGGAAATCGGGATACCTTTCACAACTACTTCGACCACCGATTCGGCCAGCATTTTTCCCATTTTTTCATCATTCGCGGCCATTTCCGCTGTCGCCCCCTTTTCCGCTCGATCGCCCGCATAGGAAAAGATCGGCTTCTTTGCCGGGTTGGCAACGCCCTGAATGCTGGAGAGATTATCTAACACCAGGGCAGTAGTGCTGATGATGAATAAATCCACCCGATTTACCTGTTGCTTAGCCCCTTCCACCAACTGGGTCACGTTTTCTGCAACGACTTCATTATAGGTTATCTTGAAACGTTCGCATTGAGCCTTTGTTCCTGCTTGCTCGATAGGTGTCGATGGGTGGCCTTTCTGGACGAGAAGGCAGACACTCTTTACATTGGGAAAAATGGACCGTATTGCTTCAAATCGTTTGGGGTAGGGGATGAAATAGGTGACTCCCGTTATCATTCCTTCAGGAGCGTTAAGGTTCGTTACGGCTCCAAGCTCTGTGGGATTGTTGCATCCCCCGACAAAACAAGGGACTTTCGGGGGGGAAGCCAGTTTACCGAGAAACTCGGCCCCATTGGAACGCAGAAATATGATCCCGTTCGAGCCGGTCTGGGCTTCATTGAAGATCTTCTCTGCGCTATTCATACTATCGAGATCTCGATACTGAACCAACTCGACCTGGGGTGCCAATTCCTTCATTCCCCATATAAAACCTGTGGAAACGCGTTTAGCCATTGCCGCTTTTCCCACCCACATCAATACCACTTTCTTCTCGGCAGACCAGGCCGCGGAGCTTCCTAGTACCAGAACGGCGGCCAACAAAGTGGTAAGCGCCAAAAAGCCTCTCATCCGTCTCTTCTGACTCATAATAGCCTCCTAAACGATACGGCAGTGTGCAATTTCAATAGGTTAAGTAAGAATGGATCTGAGGGATAAAACTAACCCCGGGACTCCGAAAAGGGCACCGAATGTTTACCTCTCAGGACCTAATACCGAATGCCCTTTCACGCAGGAATACTGAGAAAGAACATTCTTGGCTGGTCCCGGCAAGTCTCCTCCGCTGCGAACGGCGGGGCCTGATTTCGCTTCGGAGACATGCCAGGACCGGATTCAACCGAAGTTTTGGTCGCGCATCGGTATAATGCAGCACAACTGTCAACACGATAAGCAGAATACGGTCCTATAACCGTACCATCCCATTCCGTGTCAAGTCAATTTGAAACATTGCAGTCGAATTGCACCTGAAGAAGGGTAATCCAACAGCATGAACAGAATGTTGGCATTTTGAGCATTATTTGGCGAATCTTCGATCTGCGGGCTGATTTTTCGCGAAAAATATTTCATTCAGGGAGCAAAGATTCGAAAAACGAACGCGCACTGTTGAAGCATTGCTCCGGAACCAGAAATGTTCTTCTCTTCCCGACTTCCTATGCTATAATCCTTGCGAACAACTGTTCGGGAGAGCTAAGTTGCCGAAATTCGAAATTAAGCACGAAAAAACTGGCGAAGTTCTTTTCTCGGGAAAAGCGAGTTCCCTGAAAGAGCTCGTTCAGCGGGCGGTGCATTTTGGATCGGATGCATCACTGCTTCAAATGGCCGTAACGAAATTAGGTCTGAAAAAAGTTGGCAAGATGCGATTATATGGCGCAAATCTCGCAGAAGCCGATCTTTCCGAGATCGATCTCACTGAAGCTGATTTTTCAGGATCGAATCTTTCCAAGAGCAAACTGGAAGGTTCGTGTCTGAAAAAGGGTATTTTTTCAAGATGTAATCTTTCCAATACGGATATGACCCGTACCACACTCAGTGACTGTAATTTGACGGAAGCCAACCTTTTTAGGGCAAATCTGAGCAAAGCAATAATCGATACGGCCAATTTTACCGGTGCAAATCTTAATTGCGCAAACCTGGCCGGCAACAAGCTTTCGAAAGCGAATTTCACGAAAGCCGATCTCTCGGAGGCAGTATTGACGTCCTCCGATATGTCAAGAATTCAGTTGAGCGGAAACAAGCTCACCAAAGCCGATCTCTCCTGGGGTGTTTTATCCAAAGCAAGAATAGAACGGGCAGATCTTACCGGAGCAAATCTCGAACGGGCAGATCTCTCTGATGCCAAGCTAATCGGGGCAACACTTGTGAACGCGAATCTCAAGGAGGCTAATCTTTCGGGGGCGGATCTTGCCGGAGCGGATCTCACGGGCGCAGATTTGTCTGCAGCGAACCTGTCGGGCGCAAAATTGACGAACGCCAAACTCCCAAAAACGAACCTGAACGGATCGAAGCTTATCCGAGCTGAGGGATTCAACTGCGACCTGTCTGGAGCGGCTGTGCGTGATTCGGATCTGACCGGGGCAAACTTCTCATCATCACAATTGGTCGAAACCGATTTTTCAAAATCCATACTCGTAAGCGCAAATTTCTCAAATGCCCAGATGCAGGGAGCGGTACTCACCAGAACAAATCTCCAGGAAGCAGACTTTCAGAAAGCCGCAGCCCAAAATGCCGATTTCTCCCAGGCATCCGGCGAGAAGGTTGATTTTTCGGGAGCGGTCTTGCAAGGAGCAAACCTGCAAGAAGCTAACTTCTTCAAGGCAAAGCTCGAACGGGCGGACCTCAGCTCCGCGAACGTGAGTAAAGCTTCTTTCCGGGATGGAGATCTTACCCGTGTTATTGCGCTTGCTACGATCTTCGTCTCTGCTGACCTTCAAAACACATCCTTCAAAGATGCTGATGTGTCTGCGGCAGATTTCACGAACGCCAATTTTTCCGGAGTAACGATGTCCCAAGTGGCAGCCGTGAACGCCAATTTAACCGGAACCGATTTCTCTTGGGCTTTCATTGACAACACGGATTTCTCGGGAGTCAAGATCTCGGGGACCAAGATGAGAGGAGCAAAATTAACCGCTGTGAAAGGTATCAAACTCAAGAAAAAAGAAGCATGACGATTCGTTTTTCCTGAGGGGCGAATCTGGTTACAGCAATAAGACGATGACAATAATTCATATAATCCAAGTACCTATACCTTACCCGGTAAAATGGGTGAACTGCTACTATTTTGAAGACTCTATTCCGACGCTAATCGATACCGGACTCAATCTTCCCGAGTGTTACGAATCATTGGTTGAAGGCATTCGTAATTCCGGCGGTGCTGCTTCCGGACTTCGAAGGGTAGTAGCCACACACGGCCACATGGATCACGCAGGCCTCGCAGGCAAATTGCGCGATCTGAGTGGCGCCGAGATATTGGTCCACGCGGACGATCAAACCAAGCTGTTAACCGATAAGGAAACAATCGAATCGAAGATCGCTGCTTTCGATCGGATACTCCTGGAGACGGGCTGTCCGGAAGAAAAAAGAGCTGAAGCACTCGAGCCCCTGTCCGAACGTTTCAGCACCTTCATGAGCCATGCTGCTGAATGTGTCCCGCTCAACGGCGGAGAATCGATCCAATTTGACGATTTCAACCTTCGGGTTCTTCACACACCCGGTCACAGTCCGGGGTCTACGTGTTTGTTGAATGAAGCGAACGGAGATCTCTTTTCGGGAGACAGTCTCATCGACGAGCTTTATGTCGATCCAAGTTCCTCCATGGAACCTCTTTCCACGCATTTGGCATCACTGGATATGCTCGTGCATTTGCCTGTTCGCCGCGTGTATCCGGGACATGGTTCATCGTACGCGAATTTCAAGAATCGCATAAAGAGAATCCGACAATATCACGATAGACGCACTGCCAAGGTAAAAGAAATACTGCAGAATTCTGAAGCCCCCCAGTCACCGTATGCCATCGCGTCTCGGCTATTCGGTGTCGAGCAGGGTATCGATTTGCTCTGGGCCGTATCCTCCGTTCGTTTTCATCTGGAGCGTCTTGAATCCATCGGAGAAGCTGTTCGCATCAGTGCGGGGAATTCGGCATACAACTACGTTCCGGCAGTTGCGAATTCATGACAAGCCTCACAGATCCTGCCCCACATAGCATGCGACGATGGGCCATCTTTGTGGTCGGCAGCATAAATTTCGTGATATCCATGTTCTACCGGGTATCCACTGCGGTAATTAGCCCCTCTCTCGTGCACGACCTGGGCTTTACGAGCAGCCAGCTCAGCGATCTTTCCGCAGTATTCTTCTATGCATTTGCATTCAGTCAGCTTCCCATGGGAGTGGCACTCGATCGATACGGAACCAGAAGAACACTATTGGTTCTATCAACTTTCGGAGTAACCGGGGCGATTCTCTTTTCTGTCGGCGAGACTCCCAATCATCTGATCGTTGCACGCACGTTGCTGGGCATCGGGGTAAGTGGCAACCTCATGGTGCTGCTGACGCTCTTCGCTGCGTGGTTTCCCGTGAATCGATTTGGTTTTCTTACGGGTCTGGTGGTATCCATAGGGGTTCTGGGTAATCTTCTCGCAGCGACTCCTCTTGCCCTGATGAATCATTGGATCGGGTGGAGATCCAGCTTCCTGGTATTCGCACTGCTGAATGCCGCAGTAGTTGTCATATTTCTCCTGATAGCCCGAGAAAGACCTCCCGGCAGTGCTCCAAAAACGGTCAGATCCGGCGAAATGGAAAACGGGCTTTACAGCCTGTTTCGTTCTTACGGTTACTGGGCCATCAGTCTGTGCAGCTTTGTGCGGTACGGGTATTTTGCCGCTCTACAAGGTTTGTGGATTGCCCCTTTTCTCATCTACGGTCTCGGGCTTACTGAAATTGCCGCTGGAAACGCACTGTTTGTCATGGGACTGGGTTATATGATCGCTCTTCCGTTAGGAGGGTCTTTGAGCGATCTGGTGCTTCGCTCCCGACGGCAAGTCGTGATACTCTCTATGTCTCTCATGTGTCTTCTTACCTTTTCAATAGTCTTGTGGACGAAACCCGTTCCGATGTGGCTGGTCATGACGACCATGTTTGGGCTGGGTTTTTGCTCTGCTCCGGGAAATATCGCGTATGCTCACATGAAAGAACTGCTTCCGCCCGACATGGTTGCTCGTGCTCTGACAGCAGTCAATCTTTTTACAGTCCTGGGGGCAGGGGTGATCACTCACATTCTTGGTATCGCGGTGGGACCGGAACCGGCAAAATTGACGTGTCCCGAGGACTTCAGAGCGCTTTGGCTCATTGGCGGATTCAGCATAGCCCTAGTCGTCGCAGTGTATTATCCTGTTCAGGACAGCAACGTTTTGAAGCAAAAGAGAAGCTGAATCGGGAACACACCTGGTCTATTACCACAAGCCACTCCCGCGGTTCGGCCGGAAATTGACATGTGCCTGAAGGCTTGGTAAGCTCCTAGAGAGGCGAATCGTTGAAGAAATTACTCGGTCATAAGTCAACGAGAGAAGACAGCCAACGGGTCGTCATGGACGAGCCGATTTGCCGAGATTGGCGTCCGAATGTGCTCGATATTTTCATATCAATTTGCTTTCAAAGTTGGACGAAAATCCCCTCTCACCCCCCTTTATAAAGGGGGGAATGGGGGGATTTTGAATGCAAAGTGTTATGAACCCTTCACGCACACCTATCTGAAAGCGAGATCGTGAAATGCTTGGTATGCAAGAACTTGTAATAATATTGCTCATTGTGGTTCTTATCTTTGGAGCAAAAAGAATTCCCGAAATCATGAGTGGACTCGGAAAAGGAATCCGATCTTTTAAGAAAAACATGGAGGAAGATGACACACAGATCGCTCCCACAACTCCTCCTCCGCAACTGGATTCCACCACTGCAAAGGGGGAATCCGGTACTGCAAAAGACAAAATCGAACCGAAATAGTCTGCTGTCTATATTTTCGAGATCATGAGCAAAGAACGTGAATTAATGACAAATGAGTCGCTCTCGTATTGTTATATGAATTCGTTTGTATCCTTCGGAACCGGGATCGTAAAATTGCGAATAGGCATATATATCAGATGAAATTAGTAATTCTTCTATTGCGCAGCATTGCCGGATTGTCACTGAAGTATCCGCGGTCGGTAATTGCGATTTTCTTCCTGATTTCCGTAGCAGGTTTTGCCACCATACCATTCATCGTACAGAGCACGAATCTCCTCGCGGGAGTGGGAGAATCGAATCCTATCATTAATCTTACCCGGGAGAACACTGAATTTTTCGGAGAGCAGGATTCCCTTATTGTAGTTCTTCAGTTCCCCGAACCGCCCGGTGACAAGAGACTGCCGTTCATCCGTAGTCTTGGTGAGTCCATTGGGGAAATTCCCGGTGTGAAGCGAGTCCGATATAGGCTGCTCGACCCTGACGATCAGGCTCAGGTGGAGATGCTGTTCAAACAGTTCCTTCTCGGGATGAGCCCTCGGGAACGCGAAGGCATCCAGAATATTCTCAGTCCGGACGGAATCAGCGATGCGGTGAGACGAACTCGCAACCGCCTGTTTCTAACTGAAAATCCTTATATCCAAAGGAAGCTGCTCGAAGATCCGCTCGAGCTGGGACAGTTTGTCTCAAAAGCCATGGAGCGTCGCATCGGCGCTATCAGTCTGGGTGATCTTTTTCTCCTCATTTCAAGTCCTGACAGCACTATGTATCTCATTCAGGTAACACCTGAATTCCCAAGCTCGGATGTGGTAAAGGCAAAAGAACTGGTGGAGAGCTTCAACAGGTTTATGCCAAAGAAACTTGCCGAGCTCTCGAAGTCGTCCCCAGTTATAGACCGGCCTGAGGATTTGCGCTGGTACTTGACGGGAAAAACCGCTTTTCAGTATGAGTCGGATGTCATTTTCGACAAAGAAACATCCACTCTGCTCCTGGTTTCATTCGCATTGGTCGCTAGTATTTTTCTCTCGATTTACCGGAGCATTGTATCTTCCTTTATTCTGATGATCCCTCTTCTGGCCGGAATTGGACCGAATTACGGCATGTTGTTTCTTGCCTACTCCGAAGTGAATCCTGTCGTCATGGGAGCCACAGGGGTTTTGTTGGGACTGGGAGCGGAATACGGGGTACATCTCTGGGGACGTTTCCGAGAGGAATACGAAGTAAGCGGATTATTCGAACAGTCGATTTTTACTGCATACGAGCAAACCGGACCTCCGGTTATGTTAGGAGCCGTGACAGGCATTATCGCGTTCCTGTGTCTCTGTTTCTCAAAACAACCTGCGTTGGTCCAGTTCGGTTTTTTCGGTGCAGCCGGTCTGGCTTTGACTATGCTGTCCACTTTTTTCCTTGTACCTGCACTGGCAAAGCTCCTTTCAGGATTCAAGAGAGACTTGTTTCCCAGGCTGCAGGTTTCGTTTGGAATCCTTGCCCGGATGTTCGATCGCAGGTCGGCCGCCATTATCGTCATATCGTTTGTTGTTGTGGGGTGCAGCGTCTTTTTTGCGGCTCGGGTCAGCTATGAAAAAGACCTGTTCAAGGTGTTTCTCGCTCGAGACATGGAATCCATGGCAGTGTCCCAGAAGATTTCCGGTAAATTTCACTCGAATTTTTCTCAACCTACGCTCTTGAGCTTCGACGTAGACGATTTCCAGGAAGGACTGTTCATCCAACGCAGTATTGATGAAAAGATTCAAGGCCTTATGAGCAAACATCATGAGATAGCCTCGTTTGACTCCATATCCTACCTGATGGCACCTGATAAAATTCGAGATGCAAATATAGCTGCGCTTTCTCAGGTCGTTGACTCTTGGCCAAAACTCAAAAGCGTCTTTAGCCATCGTCTTCAGGTCTCGGATTTCTCGGATTCTGCGGAAAAGCTGGCCGAGAATTCCTTTGATACGATCGGCTCGCTGATTGCGGATCTCAAATCCGAGTCATCCCGGGACCGTGCAGATACAATCGCATTGGAACGTTCGTGGTACACGGCAAAGATTAGGGGCAAAACACGTTTTTTGACGCAGATCAGATACGCTGACACCATAACGGATTCCGCTGCATTGAAAGCTGCCGACGCGAGACTCCTGCAGGCTCTTTCCGATCTCCCGGTTCATGTACAGCTTTCGGGAACGCGGCAAACGATGGAAGCAGTGCTCTCGAGCCTCGTGAGTGAGTTGTTGCGGCTCGGATCCTACGCTTTTGTTTCGCTGATCCTCGTGTTCTATCTTGTTTTTCCCAATCCGCTCGGGGTAGGGCTTTGCCTGGTGCCCATGATAGGCTCCTTCTCCATCACTCTTGGGGTCATGGGATTATTGGGCCTGGGGCTGCCGTTTTCGATTGTCTGCGTTGCTCCTCTCGTATTCGGA
The sequence above is a segment of the Desulfomonile tiedjei DSM 6799 genome. Coding sequences within it:
- a CDS encoding site-2 protease family protein, translated to MTSSTQESALEPTESRPSQGAIKLFKVFGITISLEYSWIVIFLLVLWSLSSGYFPFYYPGYTTLGYWIIGFFATVLFFSSIVTHELAHSLTAIRSGIEIKEITLFIFGGIAKISRESSDPQTELKIAAAGPLCSLVIALIFWVLTKIVTGGPLFAVFNYLGWINVALAVFNLVPGFPLDGGRILRALVWWRTGSLTLATKWASDIGVGFAWALMILGGLQIFTGSLVGGFWLILIGMFLRGIAAGGYQEVLMQQALRGVSVQEVMVKDVVTVPVDLPLNQIAEQYFLKYGYGGFPVVENGRPVGIINLAQLGEINNEDFHLKTVRDIMVPLDADRITSESASLVDALRKMLQTGSGRLVVMDGDRMTGMITRNGLMRFMELRSILEKAS
- a CDS encoding ABC transporter substrate-binding protein — translated: MSQKRRMRGFLALTTLLAAVLVLGSSAAWSAEKKVVLMWVGKAAMAKRVSTGFIWGMKELAPQVELVQYRDLDSMNSAEKIFNEAQTGSNGIIFLRSNGAEFLGKLASPPKVPCFVGGCNNPTELGAVTNLNAPEGMITGVTYFIPYPKRFEAIRSIFPNVKSVCLLVQKGHPSTPIEQAGTKAQCERFKITYNEVVAENVTQLVEGAKQQVNRVDLFIISTTALVLDNLSSIQGVANPAKKPIFSYAGDRAEKGATAEMAANDEKMGKMLAESVVEVVVKGIPISRVPVKLDTDPDIIINETVVKALNLTIPSEVLKRAKIVK
- a CDS encoding pentapeptide repeat-containing protein, which encodes MPKFEIKHEKTGEVLFSGKASSLKELVQRAVHFGSDASLLQMAVTKLGLKKVGKMRLYGANLAEADLSEIDLTEADFSGSNLSKSKLEGSCLKKGIFSRCNLSNTDMTRTTLSDCNLTEANLFRANLSKAIIDTANFTGANLNCANLAGNKLSKANFTKADLSEAVLTSSDMSRIQLSGNKLTKADLSWGVLSKARIERADLTGANLERADLSDAKLIGATLVNANLKEANLSGADLAGADLTGADLSAANLSGAKLTNAKLPKTNLNGSKLIRAEGFNCDLSGAAVRDSDLTGANFSSSQLVETDFSKSILVSANFSNAQMQGAVLTRTNLQEADFQKAAAQNADFSQASGEKVDFSGAVLQGANLQEANFFKAKLERADLSSANVSKASFRDGDLTRVIALATIFVSADLQNTSFKDADVSAADFTNANFSGVTMSQVAAVNANLTGTDFSWAFIDNTDFSGVKISGTKMRGAKLTAVKGIKLKKKEA
- a CDS encoding MBL fold metallo-hydrolase, giving the protein MTIIHIIQVPIPYPVKWVNCYYFEDSIPTLIDTGLNLPECYESLVEGIRNSGGAASGLRRVVATHGHMDHAGLAGKLRDLSGAEILVHADDQTKLLTDKETIESKIAAFDRILLETGCPEEKRAEALEPLSERFSTFMSHAAECVPLNGGESIQFDDFNLRVLHTPGHSPGSTCLLNEANGDLFSGDSLIDELYVDPSSSMEPLSTHLASLDMLVHLPVRRVYPGHGSSYANFKNRIKRIRQYHDRRTAKVKEILQNSEAPQSPYAIASRLFGVEQGIDLLWAVSSVRFHLERLESIGEAVRISAGNSAYNYVPAVANS
- a CDS encoding MFS transporter; translated protein: MTSLTDPAPHSMRRWAIFVVGSINFVISMFYRVSTAVISPSLVHDLGFTSSQLSDLSAVFFYAFAFSQLPMGVALDRYGTRRTLLVLSTFGVTGAILFSVGETPNHLIVARTLLGIGVSGNLMVLLTLFAAWFPVNRFGFLTGLVVSIGVLGNLLAATPLALMNHWIGWRSSFLVFALLNAAVVVIFLLIARERPPGSAPKTVRSGEMENGLYSLFRSYGYWAISLCSFVRYGYFAALQGLWIAPFLIYGLGLTEIAAGNALFVMGLGYMIALPLGGSLSDLVLRSRRQVVILSMSLMCLLTFSIVLWTKPVPMWLVMTTMFGLGFCSAPGNIAYAHMKELLPPDMVARALTAVNLFTVLGAGVITHILGIAVGPEPAKLTCPEDFRALWLIGGFSIALVVAVYYPVQDSNVLKQKRS
- the tatA gene encoding twin-arginine translocase TatA/TatE family subunit, whose amino-acid sequence is MLGMQELVIILLIVVLIFGAKRIPEIMSGLGKGIRSFKKNMEEDDTQIAPTTPPPQLDSTTAKGESGTAKDKIEPK
- a CDS encoding efflux RND transporter permease subunit, yielding MKLVILLLRSIAGLSLKYPRSVIAIFFLISVAGFATIPFIVQSTNLLAGVGESNPIINLTRENTEFFGEQDSLIVVLQFPEPPGDKRLPFIRSLGESIGEIPGVKRVRYRLLDPDDQAQVEMLFKQFLLGMSPREREGIQNILSPDGISDAVRRTRNRLFLTENPYIQRKLLEDPLELGQFVSKAMERRIGAISLGDLFLLISSPDSTMYLIQVTPEFPSSDVVKAKELVESFNRFMPKKLAELSKSSPVIDRPEDLRWYLTGKTAFQYESDVIFDKETSTLLLVSFALVASIFLSIYRSIVSSFILMIPLLAGIGPNYGMLFLAYSEVNPVVMGATGVLLGLGAEYGVHLWGRFREEYEVSGLFEQSIFTAYEQTGPPVMLGAVTGIIAFLCLCFSKQPALVQFGFFGAAGLALTMLSTFFLVPALAKLLSGFKRDLFPRLQVSFGILARMFDRRSAAIIVISFVVVGCSVFFAARVSYEKDLFKVFLARDMESMAVSQKISGKFHSNFSQPTLLSFDVDDFQEGLFIQRSIDEKIQGLMSKHHEIASFDSISYLMAPDKIRDANIAALSQVVDSWPKLKSVFSHRLQVSDFSDSAEKLAENSFDTIGSLIADLKSESSRDRADTIALERSWYTAKIRGKTRFLTQIRYADTITDSAALKAADARLLQALSDLPVHVQLSGTRQTMEAVLSSLVSELLRLGSYAFVSLILVFYLVFPNPLGVGLCLVPMIGSFSITLGVMGLLGLGLPFSIVCVAPLVFGFSIHNGIHVVMGSLHEKGSTVATTMKRVTPRAVLTSLTIMAGFVAMITSEHYSMEFLGWAMVVGMLSAVPLTLVTLPALLKVILQRFSPQKAA